GCGTCCGGACGCCGAACGCGGACCCGTCCACCGGTCGTCGCCCCGGGCCGGGCCCGGACGCGCCGGTCGGCCGCCGCGCCGCCGCGCCGGCCACGCCGGAGACCACCGGCGGACGGCACGAGACCGGCGACACCAGGAGCAACCGACCGGAGCGGCCGGCGGACTGGCTGCGCCAGGCCGGCCGTGGTCACCACAGCGACCCCGCCCCGCCGGCGGCACCCGCCGGTCCGCCTCCCGGCGACCGACGCGCGACCCCGACCGGACCGGCCGGCGTTGCCGTGCCACCCGGATCGGCCGCCGGCGCCCGGGGTGCCGCCCGGCCCGGAGCCGCGCCGCCTCCGGGCCCCGGCGTGCCCCCCGCCGGCACCGGGACCGACCTGCCGCCCGTCCGCCGGGGCGCGTCCGCGCCCACCGGCCGGCCACCCGCCCCGGACCGACCCGGTGTCGACACGCCACGACCCGGCGCGGCCGGTGCGGCGCCCCGCCGGGCGTCGTACGGCGTGAGCCCGACGGGCCGGTGCGCGGCTCCGCCCGTCCCGGTCCCGCCCCGGGCGGACCCGGCGCGGGCGCCGGCCGGTCCGGTCTCGACGGCCCGGCGCGCGGCGCGGCCCGGCCGGCCCCCGACGGCCCGGGGCGAGGCGGGCGTCGGCCTCGGCGTCCCCCCGCCCGGCACCCCCGGCCCGGCCCCGACGGACCTCCGCGCGCAGCCCGGCCCGACGTCGACGGACCTCCGCGCGCAGCCCGGCCCGGCCCCGACGGACCTCCGCGCGCAGCCCGGCCCGACGTCGACGGGCCTCCGCGCGGCACGGCCCGACCCGGCCCCGACGGGCCCTCGCGCGGCACGACCGGACCCGACGTCGACGGACCTCCGCGTGGCGCGGTCCGACCCGGCCCGGACGGGGCTCCGCGCGCAGCCCGGTCCGAGAGCGACGCGCCTCCGCGCGGCACGGTCCGCCCCGGCGTCGACGGATCTCCGCGCCAGGCCGGCCCGTCGGGCCCCGACGGACCGGTGCCCGGCCCGGCCCGGCCCGGCCCGGACGGGCCGGCGCGGGGCGCGGCACACCCAGGGGTGCGGCCGGACGGCCCGCTGCCCGGCGGCCCGGGCGAGGGGCCCGGCGGCCCGGACGCCGACGCGCGTACCGGTGGGCGGCCGGGGTGGCCCGGGCCGCCGCCGCGGTCGCCCGTCCCGCCGTCGGACCCGACGAACGGGTCACCGGCCGGGTGACCCCGCAACGGGCCGAGGCGGACGGGCCGACACCCGCGCCCTGGTCGTCCGGCTGCGCCGGCGGTGGCGCGTGCGGCCGTCGTACCCCGCCGGAGCCGGCGGGGCCGCGGCCGAAACGGCCGACGGACCGGCGCTGCGCCGGGCCGAGCAGGAACCGGCGGAGCCCGCCGCCGGCGGTGGCCTGCGGGCGCCCGGTCGGAGCTGCGCCGGCAGATGCGTGCCCGGCGGCGGCTCCGGATGGGCATCCTCGCGCTGGTCAGCCTGGTGCTGCTCGGCGCGGTACCGCTCTACTTCGGCATCCGCACGCTCGCCCGGGATCCGGTCTTCGACAACCTCGACGCGCTCGACGTGCCGGGCTGGGCGGCGGTGAAGACCGTCGACAACGTCAGCGGCAGCCGCTGGTGCCTGCAGGACTGCCGGCTGCGGGAGCGCACCGTCGAGTCGGAGCGGTCCGCGAAGGAGACCGGCCCGGTGTACGAGCGGGCCCTCGTCGCCGACGGCTGGCGACGCTGGAAGGTGGGCCGCTGCCCGGAGCAGCCGGCCAAGGGCAGCTACACCTGCTGGCGGCGCGACGAGCTCACCCTCGACCTGTGGGTACGCGACCCGACCTGCGCCCTGCCGCCGGTGAACGGTCAACCGGCGCCCTCTCCCGCGCCGTCGCCCGCAGCGGGGAAGTGCACCGGGTCGTTGGTGTCGGTGAAGGTGCGCAACGCGATCGACGACGAGCGGACCCGACCACAGCCGAGCACCGACCCGTCACTCACCGGTGAGGATCCGTTCCCCACCCTCACCGATGATCCACTCGGCGAGTTGACACGCTCACCGTCGTGAGCCGCTTTCCATCACGGACGGTAGGGTCTGGGGCTGGTGGGCCGTCCGCGCCCGCCGACCGGTGGTGGGTCGGCGTGCGGCGCAGCGGACAGGACGGTCGCCGCATCACGGGGCGTCGGGCCCCGGGACACTGCTTGAGGAGGACATGGGCGTGAGTGGTGGAGAGATCGCTTGGCTGATCCTGGCCGGCGCGTTCCTGATGCTGGTGCTCGTGCTGGCGGTGCCGATCCTGCGGCTGCGGCACACCGTGGACGCGACGACCCGCATGATCAACGACCTGAACGACCGCACCACGCCGTTGCTCGGTGACGTCAACACGACGGTGAAGAACGTCAACGTCGCGCTGGAGCAGGTGCAGACCTCCCTGGACGGGGTGAACCTCCAGCTCGCCAAGGTTGACACCATGACCACCCACGCGCAGAACGTCACGGCCAACGTGGCCAACCTGGCCACCGTGGTCTCCGCCGCCGCGGCGAACCCGCTGGTGAAGGTGGCCGCCTTCGGCTACGGCGTACGCCGGGCCGCCTCGGCCCGCCGGCACGCCGAGACCGAGCGTGAGGTGCGCGACACCATCAAGTCCCAGCGCCGGGCCGCCAAGCGCGGCAACGGTTGAGCCGCGACGACCGGGAGGATCGATCATGAGGCGGTTGTTCTGGCTCGGCATCGGGCTGGCGGTGGGCGTGCTGGTGGTCCGCAAGGCGACCCGGACCGCGCAGGCGTACACGCCGGCCGGCATCGCCAGCGGGCTGTCGGAATCCGCTGGCGGCCTCGTCGAGTCGCTGCGTAGCTTCGTGGAGGACGTCCGGATCGGGATGGCCGAACGCGAGCAGGAGATCCACGAGGCCTTCGCCCGCGGCGAGGCGTTCGACGACCAGTTCGCCGAGCTGCGGGAGGACCCGCGTATCGGCGACCGAGAGATTTTCCCGGAGGAGCACCAGCGATGAAGACGGCGGAGATCAAGCGGCGGTACCTCGCGCACTTCGAGGCGAACGGCCATGCCGTGGTGCCGTCCGCTCCGCTGCCCGCCATCAGTGACCCGAACCTGCTCTTCGTCAACGCCGGCATGGTGCAGTTCGTGCCCTACTTCCTGGGTCAGCAGACCGCGCCGTACTCCCGCGCGGTCAGCGTCCAGAAGTGCATCCGCACCCCGGACATCGACGAGGTCGGCAAGACCAGCCGGCACGGCACGTTCTTCCAGATGAACGGCAACTTCTCCTTCGGCGACTACTTCAAGGACGGGGCGATCCCGCTCGCCTGGGACCTGGTCACCAAGCCGGTCGAGGCGGGCGGCTTCGGGCTGGACGCGGAGCGGATCTGGCCGACCGTCTACCACGACGACGACGAGGCGTTCCAGATCTGGCGGTCGGTGGGCGTACCGGCCGAGCGGATCGTGCGGCGGGGCAAGAAGGACAACTTCTGGTCGATGGGCATTCCCGGCCCGGCCGGCCCCTGCTCGGAGCTGTTCTACGACCGTGGCCCGGAGTACGGTCGCGCCGGTGGTCCGGAGGTCGACGAGGACCGCTACATGGAGTTCTGGAACCTCGTCTTCATGCAGTACGACATCGCCGACGTCCGCAGCAAGGAGGAGTTCCGGATCGTCGGTGAGCTGCCGGCGAAGAACATCGACACCGGCATGGGCCTGGAGCGGATGGCCTCCATCCTGCAGGGCGTCGACAACCTCTACGAGATCGACGAGGTCCGCCCGATCCTGGACCGGGCCGCCGAGCTGACCGGCAAGCGGTACGGCGCCCACTCCGGCCACGTGGCCAGCGAGTCGCACCCGGACGACGTCCGGCTGCGGGTGATCGCCGACCACGTGCGGACCGCGCTGATGCTGATCGGCGACGGGGTCACCCCGTCGAACGAGGGCCGGGGCTACGTGCTGCGCCGGATCATGCGCCGGGCGATCCGCGCGGTCCGGCTGCTGGGCTACCAGGACCGGGCGCTGCCCGAGCTGCTGCCGGTGGCCCGGGACTGCATGGCCCCGTCGTACCCGGAGCTGGCCGAGGAGTTCGGCCGGATCTCCCAGTACGCGTACGCGGAGGAGGACGCGTTCCTCGCCACCCTGCGGGCGGGCACCACGATCCTGGACACCGCGATCGCGGAGACCAAGTCGTCGGGTCGGCCGGCGATCTCCGGTGACAAGGCGTTCCAGCTGCACGACACGTACGGCTTCCCGATCGACCTGACCCTGGAGATCGCGGCCGAGCAGGGGCTCCAGGTCGACGCGGAGGGCTTCCGCCGGCTGATGGCCGACCAGCGCAGCCGGGCCAAGGCGGACGCGCGGGCGCGCAAGACGGGGCACACCGACGTGTCGGCGTACCGGTCGGTGCTGGAATCCGGCGGCGCGGTCGAGTTCACCGGCTACACCGAGCTGAACCGGGAGTCCCGGGTGCGGGCGCTGCTCTCCGGCGGCGCGACGGTCGGCGCGGCGGTCGAGGGCGACACCGTCGAGCTGGTGCTGGACACCACCCCGTTCTATGCCGAGGGCGGCGGCCAGCAGCCCGACCAGGGCCTGATCACGGTCGGCGGCGGCCAGGTCGAGGTCTTCGACGTGCAGCAGCCGGTGCCGGGGCTGATCGTGCACCGGGCCCGGGTGCTCCGGGGCGAGGTGCGTGCCGGCGAGACCGGGTACGCCGAGATCGACGTGTCCCGGCGGCGGGCGATCTCCCGCTCGCACACCGCCACCCACCTGGTGCACCAGACCATGCGCAACTTCCTCGGCGAGTCGGCGACCCAGGCGGGTTCGCTGAACGCGCCGGGCCGGCTGCGGTTCGACTTCAACACCCCGACCGGGGTGGCGCCGAGCGTGCTGCACGACGTGGAGCAGCAGGTCAACGAGGTGCTGCTGGCCGACATGGAGGTGCACGCCTTCATCACCACACAGGAGGAGGCCCGCCGGATCGGCGCGATGGCCCTGTTCGGCGAGAAGTACGGCGAGCGGGTCCGGGTCGTCGAGGTCGGCGACTACGCCCGCGAGCTGTGCGGCGGCACGCACGTGGCCCGGTCGGCGCAGCTCGGCCTGGTGAAGATCCTCTCCGAGGCGTCGGTCGGCTCGGGCGTACGCCGGATCGAGGCGCTGGTCGGCATGGACGCCTTCGGCTTCCTGGCCCGGGAGCACCTGCTGGTGTCCCGGCTGGCGGAGCTGTTCCGGGTGCCCGGCGAGCAGGTGGCCGACCGGGTGGAGCAGACCGTCACCCAGCTCCGCGACGCGGAGAAGGAGCTGGAGAAGCTCCGCGCCCAGCTGGTGCTGGGCGGTGCGGCGGCGCTCGCGGCGCAGGCGAAGGACGTGCACGGGGTCGCGTACGTCGGCACCGAGGCGCCCGAGGGCGCGGCCGGCAACGACGTGCGGACCCTCGCGCAGGAGATCCGGGGCCGGATCGACCCGGCGCGGCCGGCGGTGGTGGCCGTGGCGGCCCGGGCCAACGGGAAGGCCTCCCTGGTGGTGGCCGTCAACCAGGCGGCCCGGAGCCGGGGAGTGACCGCGAAGGACCTGGTCAAGGCGGCCTTCTCGGGCCGGGGTGGTGGCAGCGACGACCTGGCCCAGGGTGGTGGCCTGCCCGCGGCGGAAGCGCCGAAGCTGCTGCTCACCGTGGAGAAGGCGATCGCCGAGGCGTGATGACGCACCAGCAGGTGCCAGGGCGGACCGACCCGGTCCGCCCTGGCCCCGTTCACGGGAGATGTCCGACAGATGGTTGAGTTGTCCCGTGGTGTCCGGCTCGGCGTGGACGTCGGTCAGGTCCGGGTGGGCGTGGCCCGGTCCGATCCGCACGGCATCCTGGCCACCCCGCTGGTCACCCTGGCCCGGGACCTGACCGCCGAGCCCGACGCGGTGCCCGCCGACATGGCGCAGCTGGTGGACCTGATAGCGGAGCACGAAGCGGTGGAGGTCGTCCTCGGCCTTCCGGTCAACCTCGCCGGCAGACACGGGCCTGCGGCGGCACATGTGTCGGCGTACGCTGCCCGACTGGCCGATGTAATAGCGCCGGTTCCGGTGACGCTGACGGACGAGAGGATGTCGACCGTCGTGGCGAGTCGTAGGCTGGCCGAACGGGGCGTCCGGGGAAAGCGCCAACGGGCGGTGGTCGACCAGGCCGCCGCCGTGGAGATTCTGCAGAGCTGGCTGGACGCGCAGCGGAGGCGGACCTGATGATCGACGATCTGGATCTGGGATTCGACGAGCCGGAGAGGGGGGAGAAGGGCCGGCATCGCCGTGGCGCCGTCAACAAGCGCAACGGCAAGTCCGGCGGCCGGGGCAAGACGATCTTCGCCCTGCTGATGGCCCTGGTCCTGCTGGGCGGCATCGGTGGCGTCGGTTATGTCGGCTTCGACCGGATCCGCAACCACTTCGTCACCCCGGACTACGACGGTCCCGGCACCGGTGAGGCGATGGTCGAGGTGAAGGCCGGCGACACGCTCACCGACATCGGCAACTCCCTCTACGACGCCGGTGTGGTGAAGAGCACCAAGGCCTTCATCGAGGCCGCCGACGCGAACTCCCGCAGCAAGAACATCCAGGTCGGGCGGTACAAGGTCCGCAAGCAGATGAAGGCCGCGGACGTGATCCCGCTGATGCTCGACCCGAAGAGCCGGATCGTCAACGGGGTGACCATCCCCGAGGGCACGATCAGCCTGGCGATCTACGACATCCTCTCCAAGCAGACCAAGATCCCGGTGGCCGACTTCAAGGCCGCCGCGAAGGATCCGGTCGCGCTGGGGGTGCCGGAGTTCTGGTTCAAGCGCAACGACGGCAAGAAGAGCGCGAAGAGCGTCGAGGGCTTCCTCTTCCCGGCCACCTACGAGATCCCGCCGAAGGCCACCGCCGAGCAGATCCTGAAGATGATGGTGGCGCAGTTTCTCGCCGTCACCCAGCAGATGAACTTCGTCGACAAGGCGCAGCAGGAGCGGAAGATCTCCCCGTACGAGGCGCTGATCACCGCGTCCATCGCCCAGGCCGAGTCGGTCAACCACGAGGACATGCCGAAGGTCGCCCGGGTGATCTACAACCGGGTCTACACCGACAAGTACCACTGCAAGTGCCTGGAGATCGACAGCGCGATCAACTACTGGCTGCGGATCCAGGGCAAGGACCCCAAGGACTCGGATGTCATTAAGCAGTCCGAGATCAACGACCCGAAGAACCCGTACCGCACACACGGCGTCGATGGGCTGACCATTACCCCGATCAGCAACCCGGGTGAGGAAGCGCTCAAGGGCGCGGTGAACCCGCCGGCCGGGGACTGGATCTACTTCATGACCATCGACCAGAAGGGCACGATGGGCTACGGCAGTAACGATGCCGAGTACATCAAGCTCCGGAAGACGATGTGCACCAACAAGGTGTTGACCGGGGAGAACTGCCGATTTTGAGAGCCGCCGTCGTCGGTAAGCCGATCGCCCACTCGCTCTCCCCGGTGATCCACACCGCCGGCTATGCGGCGGCCGGGCTGACCGGGTGGTCGTACACCCGGATCGAGTGCGGGGAGTCGGAGCTCGCCGGCCTGGTCGCCGGCCTGGGCCCGGAGTGGGCCGGGCTGTCGGTGACCATGCCGGGCAAGGAGGCGGCGCTCGCGCTCGCCGACGAGGTCTCGCCGGTCGCCGCCGCCGTCGGGGCCGCCAACACGCTGGTACGCCGCCCCGACGGCACCTGGTACGCGGACAACACCGACGTCGCCGGCATGGTGGACGTGCTGAGCGCCGCCGGGGTGGCGACCGGGGCGACGGTCACCGTGCTCGGCGCGGGCGGCACCGCGCGGGCGGCGCTCGCGGCGGCGGCCCGGCTCGGTGCCGCCGAGGTGACCGTGGTGGCCCGCCGGCCGGAGGCGTGCGAGGAACTGTTGCCGGTGGCCCGCGCCGTCGGGGTGCCCCTCGCCCCGGCCGCCTGGGACGACGCTCCCGCGCACGCCCGGGCCGACGTGGTGATCTCCACCGTGCCGAAGGGCGTCGCCGACCCGCTCGCCGAGAACTTCGACTGGCGACCGGACACGGTCTTCTTCGACGCGCTCTACGACCCGTGGCCGACGCCGCTGGCCGCCGCGGCCCTCGCCGCCGGCTGCCGGGTGGTCTCCGGGCTGGACCTGCTGCTGGCCCAGGCGGTCGGGCAGTTCGCGCAGTTCACCGGAGTGGACCCGCCGGTGGAGGCGATGCGCGCCGCGCTGGTGGCCGCCCGTCGCACCGACTGACCGCGGTGCACCGGCATCCGCCCGGACTGTCCACCGCGTCCGCAGGGCGGGACGCGGCGGGCACGGCGTCGGGGCGGGCACCCGGCGTGACAGACTGACCGCTGTGTTGCGCTGGCTGACTGCAGGTGAATCGCACGGACCCGCCCTCGTCGCGATGCTGGAGGGGGTGCCCGCCGGGATCGAGGTGACCACCACCGAGATCGCCGACGAGCTGGCCCGCCGCCGGCTCGGCTACGGCCGGGGTGCCCGAATGTCGTTCGAGCGGGACGAGGTCGAGCTCATCGGCGGCCTCCGGCACGGCGTCACCCTGGGCAGCCCGGTCGCCATCCGGGTGGGCAACTCCGAGTGGCCCAAGTGGCAGACGGTGATGGCCGCCGACCCGGTGGACCCGCAGGAGCTGGCCGCGCAGGCCCGCAACGCGCCGCTGACCCGCCCCCGGCCGGGCCACGCCGACCTGGCCGGCATGCAGAAGTACGGCCACACCGACGCCCGCCCGATCCTGGAGCGGGCCAGCGCCCGGGAGACCGCCGCCCGGGTCGCCGTCGGCACCGTCGCCAAGGCGCTGCTGCGGCAGGCCCTCGGCGTCGAGATCGTCTCGCACGTGGTGGAGCTGGGCCCGGTGGCCGCCAAGCCGGGGCTGCGCCCCACCCCGGAGGACGCCGCGCGGATCGACGCCGACCCGCTGCGCTGCCTCGATCCGGAGGCCAGCGCCCGGATGGTCGCCGAGGTCGACGCCGCGAAGAAGGCCGCCGACACGCTCGGCGGCGTGGTCGAGGTGCTGGCGTACGGGGTGCCGCCAGGGCTGGGCAGCCACGTCCAGTGGGACCGCAAGCTCGACGCCCGGCTGGCGACCGCGCTGATGTCCATCCAGGCGATCAAGGGCGTGGAGATCGGCGACGGCTGGCAGCAGGCCCGCTCCCGGGGCTCCGAGGCGCACGACGAGATCATTCCCACCGTGACCGGCGTCCGCCGGGTCACCGACCGGGCCGGTGGCCTGGAGGGCGGCATCACCACCGGCGAGCCGCTGCGAGTGAAGGCGGCGATGAAGCCGATCTCGTCGCTGAACCGGGCCCTCTCGACGGTCGACGTGACCACCGGTGAGCCGGCCACCGCCATCAACCAGCGTTCCGACGTCTGCGCGGTGCCCGCCGCGGCGGTCGTCGCCGAGGCGATGGTGGCGCTGGTGCTGGCCGAGGCGGCGGTGGAGAAGTTCGGCGGCGACTCGGTCGCGGAGATCCGCCGCAACCTGACCGGCTACCTCGACGCGCTGGTGATCCGGTGACCGGCCTCGACGGGGAGCACGTGCCGCTGACCCGGCCGGTCTGCGTGCTGGTCGGAGCGCCCGGCTCCGGCAAGACCACCGTCGGGCAGGCACTCGCCGACGCGTTGGGCGTCGAGTTCCGGGACACCGACGCCGACATCGAGCAGTTGGCCGGCAAGCCGATCCCGGAGATCTTCGTGGACGAGGGGGAGGAGCACTTCCGTACCCTCGAACGGGCGGCGGTGGCGGCGGCGCTGGCGTCGCACGGTGGCGTGCTCGCCCTCGGCGGCGGCGCGATCCTCGCCGAGGAGAACCGGGCCGCGCTGATCGGACACACGGTGGTGCACCTGTCGGTGGAGCTGCCCGACGCGGTGCAGCGGGTCGGGTTGGGCGCGGGTCGGCCGCTGCTGGCGATCAACCCACGGGCCACGCTGAAGCACCTGATGGAGCAGCGCCGCCCGCTCTACGCGGAGGTGGCCACCGCCACCGTGATCACCGACGGGCGCACCCCGGAGGAGCTGGCCGCCGAGGTCGCCGCCCTGCTCAAGCCCTGAGCGCCGCCTGCCGCACCCGCGTCGACTCCGGGCGCCAGGTGACGAGCAGGGTGAGGGCGAGCAGGATCTCGGCGAGGTCACCGCCGTAGTACATGAGCGTCGCCGCGGCGCGCAGCTCGCCCACCGTCGCCGGGACGTCGACCAGCAGGCCGGCGTAGAGCAGCTGGGCGATCGTGGCGTGCGCCGCCACCGCGAGGCCGAGCACCACCAGCCGGACCGGCACCCGGGGCCGGTGCGGGCCCGGGTCGGGGCCGGCGATCGACCACGCGAAGAGGTATCCGCTGAGCGCGAAGTGCAGGTGCACCAGACCGTGCAGCGGCGGACTCTCCAGGGTGGCCCGGTAGAGCGGCGTCAGTAGGAGCAGCCAGAGACCTCCGGCGGTGAGCAGCAGCCCGGTCACCGGGTGGGCGAGGACCCGGGCGAGGGGGTGCCGCAGCAGGCGGAGTGCCGCCCGACCGACCCGCCGGTCCACCGTGCGCAACACCAACGTGCCCGGTGCGCCGAGCACCAGGGCCAGCGGGGCCAGCATGCCGAGCAGCAGGTGCTGCCACATGTGTCCGGGCAGGCCGCGCACCGGCCAGGCCAGGCCGGCGACGATCAGCGCCGCGCCGAGGCCGAAGCTCACCGTCCGCCGGTGGTCCCAGCCGCGCCCGCCGTCGTCCCGCAGCGCAGCGGCCAGATAGGCCCAGAACAGCACCAGGGGTACGAGCGCCACGAGCGGGAAGCCGCCGTCCGGGTGCCCGGGGTGGGCGGGTGTCACGGCCGCTCGGCGCAGAGGTCGACCGCCGTGGCCCGGCGCTGGACGGCCCAGCCGACCCCGACCAGCAGCGCGCCGAGGACGAGGAAGCCGAGGTCCCAGGCGAGCTGGTGCGGCCCGCCGTGGACGTGGTGGATACCGAGGATCTGGTGGTCGACAATCCCCTCGACCAGGTTGAACAGCCCCCAGCCGACCAGCGCCCAGCCCCACAGGGCGGGGGAGCGCCACAGCCGGCCCCGGGAGCGGGTGACCCGGGAATAGAGCAGGGCCAGCCCGGTCAGTACCGCCACCCAGGTCACCACGTGGAACAGCCCGTCCCACAGGGTGTTCATCTGCAACCCGGGCACGGTGTCCACCGGATACGCCTTGATCCCGATCCGGTCCGTGGCGGTGCTGCTGAGCATGTGGTGCCACTGGAGGAGCTGGTGCAGGACGATGCCGTCGGCGAACCCGCCGAGGCCGACGCCGAGGATCGTCGCCGGCACCCTGATGTCCGCTCCGTCGATGGTCGTTCGGTTCATGCCCGTACCTCCGCCGCTGGTGGTCGGCCCCCAGGATCACTCCCCGTGCTCGTCAGGTCAACCGTCCGCGACGGTCCGGGGTGGCCACGAAGTGGGCAGTGCCCGCCCGGCGGCCGTCCACTCGACTAGGCTGCCCGCGATGGACGAGGTGACCCGGATTCCGGTCGGCGGCGAGCGGCCGTACGACGTGCTGGTGGGACGCGACCTGCTCGACCCGCCACCCCTGCTGCTGCCCGACGCGGAACGGGTGGCCTTCCTGCACGCGCCCCCGCTGAAGGCCCTGGCCGAAGGGCTCGCCGAACGGGTCCGCGCGACCGGGGTGACGCCCCTGCTGATCGAGGTGCCGGACGCCGAGGCGGGCAAGCAGATCGACGTCGCCGCCGACTGCTGGGACCGGCTCGGCGCGGCCGGGTTCACCCGTACCGATGCGGTGGTGGGGGTGGGTGGCGGCGCCGTCACCGACCTGGCCGGCTTCGTGGCGGCCTGCTGGCTGCGCGGGGTGCGCTGGGTGCCGGTGGCGACCTCGCTGCTCGGCATGGTCGACGCGGCGGTCGGCGGCAAGACCGGCGTCAACACGGCGGCCGGCAAGAACCTGGTCGGCGCCTTCCACCCGCCGGCCGGGGTGATCTGCGACCTCGCCACGCTGGACAGCCTGCCCCCGGCCGACCTGGCCGCCGGGATGGCCGAGGTGGTCAAGTGCGGCTTCATCGCCGACCCGGTCATCCTCGACCTGGTCGAGCGGGACCCGGCCGCCGCGCTCGACCCGACCGGCCCGGTGGCCCGGGAGCTGATCGAACGCGCGATCCGGGTCAAGGCCGAGGTGGTCTCCGGTGACCTGCGCGAGTCCGGGGTGCGCGAGGTGCTGAACTACGGGCACACCCTGGCCCACGCGATCGAGAAGGTGGAGGGCTACCGCTGGCGGCACGGGCACGCGGTCGCGGTGGGTCTCGTCTACGCCGCCACGCTGGCCCGGCTGGCCGGCCGGCTGGACGCGGCGACCGCCGAGCGGCACCGCACCGCGGTGGCCGCGCTGGGCCTGCCGACCAGTTATCCCGCCGACGCCTGGCCGCAGCTGCTGGCGGCGATGCGGGTCGACAAGAAGGCCCGCGGCAGCACGCTGCGGTTCGTGGTCCTCGACGGGCCGGCCCGCCCGGCGATCCTGGCCGGTCCGGACGACGACCTGCTGCACGCCGCCTACCGGGAGATCGCGTCTTGAGGGTGTACGTGCTCAACGGCCCCAACCTGGGTCGGCTCGGCACCCGGCAGGTCGACGTCTACGGCGTGACCAGCTATGCCGACCTGGTGGACCGCTGCGTGCGGACCGGCCGCGAGCTGGGCCTGGACGTGGTCGTCCGGCAGACCGACGCGGAGCACGAACTGCTCGGCTGGCTGCACGCGGCGGCCGACGAGCAGGCGGCGGTGGTGCTCAATCCGGCGGCCTGGTCGCACTACTCGATCGCGGTCCGGGACGCCTGCGCCATGCTGCGCGGGCCGCTGGTCGAGGTGCACATCTCCAACATCCACGCCCGCGAGGAGTTCCGGCACCACTCGGTGGTCTCGGCCGTGGCGACCGGGGTGATCTGCGGGCTGGGCGTGGACGGCTACCGTCTCGCCCTGCACCACCTGGCCGCCCGCCGCGACGCCGACGCCTGACTCGCGCCCGATCGGCCCTCGGGCGGTCCCTCAGCCATGGTCAGTCACGGTGACTCTCCGTGCCGGGTCGCTGCGTTGCGCTGCGTGACGGGCAGCGTGCCCGGTCGGCACCCCTCGTTGCGGCTCCTTTGCTCTGCATACATATCCGCAGCACCCCGTTGAGCTGGTCCTTTGTCCGTCCGCCGAGCTGGGCAGTGTCGTGACAATGGTCACCTCGGGTGACTGCTGCGTCCGTGGCTGCAGAGCAGAGGGCCGACGGGGGCGGTGTGGTCGGTGACGGGGAAATGGCGGTGCGTGACAGACCTCGCGGCGACCGGGGCGGCGGGCGGCGCAGCGCGGAGCCCCGGTTCGACACAGCTAGTAGACTTTGCAGGTCTGTCCGCCAATTGATGATCAAGGCAGGAAATGGCCACCACCAACGAGCTCAAGAACGGCCTCGTACTCAACCTCGACGGAGATCTCTGGGCCGTCGTCGAGTTCCAGCACGTCAAGCCCGGTAAGGGTGGCGCCTTCGTGCGTACCACGCTGAAGAACGTG
The Micromonospora sp. R77 DNA segment above includes these coding regions:
- a CDS encoding shikimate dehydrogenase, translating into MRAAVVGKPIAHSLSPVIHTAGYAAAGLTGWSYTRIECGESELAGLVAGLGPEWAGLSVTMPGKEAALALADEVSPVAAAVGAANTLVRRPDGTWYADNTDVAGMVDVLSAAGVATGATVTVLGAGGTARAALAAAARLGAAEVTVVARRPEACEELLPVARAVGVPLAPAAWDDAPAHARADVVISTVPKGVADPLAENFDWRPDTVFFDALYDPWPTPLAAAALAAGCRVVSGLDLLLAQAVGQFAQFTGVDPPVEAMRAALVAARRTD
- the alaS gene encoding alanine--tRNA ligase, producing MKTAEIKRRYLAHFEANGHAVVPSAPLPAISDPNLLFVNAGMVQFVPYFLGQQTAPYSRAVSVQKCIRTPDIDEVGKTSRHGTFFQMNGNFSFGDYFKDGAIPLAWDLVTKPVEAGGFGLDAERIWPTVYHDDDEAFQIWRSVGVPAERIVRRGKKDNFWSMGIPGPAGPCSELFYDRGPEYGRAGGPEVDEDRYMEFWNLVFMQYDIADVRSKEEFRIVGELPAKNIDTGMGLERMASILQGVDNLYEIDEVRPILDRAAELTGKRYGAHSGHVASESHPDDVRLRVIADHVRTALMLIGDGVTPSNEGRGYVLRRIMRRAIRAVRLLGYQDRALPELLPVARDCMAPSYPELAEEFGRISQYAYAEEDAFLATLRAGTTILDTAIAETKSSGRPAISGDKAFQLHDTYGFPIDLTLEIAAEQGLQVDAEGFRRLMADQRSRAKADARARKTGHTDVSAYRSVLESGGAVEFTGYTELNRESRVRALLSGGATVGAAVEGDTVELVLDTTPFYAEGGGQQPDQGLITVGGGQVEVFDVQQPVPGLIVHRARVLRGEVRAGETGYAEIDVSRRRAISRSHTATHLVHQTMRNFLGESATQAGSLNAPGRLRFDFNTPTGVAPSVLHDVEQQVNEVLLADMEVHAFITTQEEARRIGAMALFGEKYGERVRVVEVGDYARELCGGTHVARSAQLGLVKILSEASVGSGVRRIEALVGMDAFGFLAREHLLVSRLAELFRVPGEQVADRVEQTVTQLRDAEKELEKLRAQLVLGGAAALAAQAKDVHGVAYVGTEAPEGAAGNDVRTLAQEIRGRIDPARPAVVAVAARANGKASLVVAVNQAARSRGVTAKDLVKAAFSGRGGGSDDLAQGGGLPAAEAPKLLLTVEKAIAEA
- a CDS encoding DUF948 domain-containing protein, producing the protein MGVSGGEIAWLILAGAFLMLVLVLAVPILRLRHTVDATTRMINDLNDRTTPLLGDVNTTVKNVNVALEQVQTSLDGVNLQLAKVDTMTTHAQNVTANVANLATVVSAAAANPLVKVAAFGYGVRRAASARRHAETEREVRDTIKSQRRAAKRGNG
- the ruvX gene encoding Holliday junction resolvase RuvX, whose translation is MVELSRGVRLGVDVGQVRVGVARSDPHGILATPLVTLARDLTAEPDAVPADMAQLVDLIAEHEAVEVVLGLPVNLAGRHGPAAAHVSAYAARLADVIAPVPVTLTDERMSTVVASRRLAERGVRGKRQRAVVDQAAAVEILQSWLDAQRRRT
- the mltG gene encoding endolytic transglycosylase MltG, whose product is MIDDLDLGFDEPERGEKGRHRRGAVNKRNGKSGGRGKTIFALLMALVLLGGIGGVGYVGFDRIRNHFVTPDYDGPGTGEAMVEVKAGDTLTDIGNSLYDAGVVKSTKAFIEAADANSRSKNIQVGRYKVRKQMKAADVIPLMLDPKSRIVNGVTIPEGTISLAIYDILSKQTKIPVADFKAAAKDPVALGVPEFWFKRNDGKKSAKSVEGFLFPATYEIPPKATAEQILKMMVAQFLAVTQQMNFVDKAQQERKISPYEALITASIAQAESVNHEDMPKVARVIYNRVYTDKYHCKCLEIDSAINYWLRIQGKDPKDSDVIKQSEINDPKNPYRTHGVDGLTITPISNPGEEALKGAVNPPAGDWIYFMTIDQKGTMGYGSNDAEYIKLRKTMCTNKVLTGENCRF
- the aroC gene encoding chorismate synthase, with amino-acid sequence MLRWLTAGESHGPALVAMLEGVPAGIEVTTTEIADELARRRLGYGRGARMSFERDEVELIGGLRHGVTLGSPVAIRVGNSEWPKWQTVMAADPVDPQELAAQARNAPLTRPRPGHADLAGMQKYGHTDARPILERASARETAARVAVGTVAKALLRQALGVEIVSHVVELGPVAAKPGLRPTPEDAARIDADPLRCLDPEASARMVAEVDAAKKAADTLGGVVEVLAYGVPPGLGSHVQWDRKLDARLATALMSIQAIKGVEIGDGWQQARSRGSEAHDEIIPTVTGVRRVTDRAGGLEGGITTGEPLRVKAAMKPISSLNRALSTVDVTTGEPATAINQRSDVCAVPAAAVVAEAMVALVLAEAAVEKFGGDSVAEIRRNLTGYLDALVIR